A single window of Paenibacillus sp. SYP-B4298 DNA harbors:
- the mmsA gene encoding multiple monosaccharide ABC transporter ATP-binding protein, which yields MTELLLEMKGITKEFPGVKALDGVNLKVRKGEIHALVGENGAGKSTLMKVLSGVYPHGSYAGDILFKGRVCEFKTIKQSEGIGIVIIHQELALVPYLSIAENIFLGNEQGARGIVDWGRTFSQAKALMSKVGLEESPDTLITHIGVGKQQLVEIAKALAKQVELLILDEPTAALNEDDSDNLLELLLALKEQGISSILISHKLGEVAKVADSLTVLRDGQTIETLDMKRDQVTEERIIKGMVGRDLTQRYPTRTPRIGEVLFSIDNWTVAHPLHPERMVIDKAALQVRRGEIVGIAGLMGAGRTELAMSIFGQAYGRKLSGRMVLDGKEEQLTTIDRAIKAGIAYVTEDRKQYGLILMDDIKRNISLANLGRISRRLVIDEHEEIRHAEQFRSQMNIKTPSILQKTGNLSGGNQQKVVLSKWMFTEPKLLLLDEPTRGIDVGAKYEIYSIIHQLADEGRGVLLISSELPELLGMCDRIYVMSEGRITGELPRSEASQERLMKLMTESGGTS from the coding sequence TTTCCGGGAGTAAAGGCGCTGGATGGCGTCAATCTGAAGGTTAGAAAAGGCGAGATTCATGCACTAGTGGGTGAGAATGGCGCGGGCAAATCTACCTTGATGAAGGTATTGAGCGGGGTCTATCCGCATGGAAGCTATGCCGGAGATATTTTGTTCAAGGGACGGGTCTGCGAATTCAAAACAATCAAACAAAGCGAAGGGATCGGCATCGTCATCATCCATCAGGAGCTGGCGCTTGTCCCGTACCTGTCGATTGCAGAAAATATCTTCCTTGGCAATGAACAGGGAGCCCGCGGCATCGTAGATTGGGGGCGCACCTTCAGCCAGGCCAAGGCATTGATGAGCAAGGTCGGACTGGAGGAATCGCCGGATACGCTCATTACCCATATCGGAGTAGGCAAACAGCAGCTCGTCGAGATCGCCAAGGCGCTTGCTAAGCAGGTCGAGCTGCTTATACTGGACGAGCCGACAGCGGCGCTGAATGAGGATGACAGCGATAATCTGTTGGAGCTGCTGCTTGCCCTTAAGGAGCAAGGCATCTCATCCATTCTCATCTCTCACAAGCTCGGCGAGGTAGCGAAAGTAGCCGATTCGCTGACGGTGCTGCGGGATGGACAGACGATCGAGACGCTGGACATGAAGCGCGATCAGGTAACGGAGGAGCGAATCATTAAAGGCATGGTTGGCCGCGACCTGACGCAGCGGTATCCAACGAGAACGCCACGGATCGGGGAGGTCTTGTTCTCCATCGATAACTGGACAGTCGCCCATCCGCTCCATCCCGAACGAATGGTCATCGACAAGGCCGCCTTACAGGTTCGCCGGGGAGAGATCGTCGGTATAGCTGGATTGATGGGGGCGGGTCGCACGGAGCTGGCGATGAGCATATTCGGCCAGGCATATGGGCGGAAGCTCAGCGGGCGGATGGTGCTGGACGGTAAGGAGGAGCAACTGACGACGATCGATCGTGCGATCAAGGCAGGCATTGCCTATGTTACGGAAGATCGCAAGCAATATGGGCTAATCTTAATGGATGATATTAAACGCAATATTTCACTAGCCAATCTGGGGCGCATCTCACGCCGTCTCGTCATTGACGAGCATGAGGAGATCCGGCATGCCGAGCAATTTCGCAGTCAGATGAATATTAAGACACCGTCGATTCTGCAGAAGACAGGCAATCTGAGCGGGGGCAATCAGCAGAAGGTCGTCCTGAGCAAATGGATGTTCACAGAGCCCAAGCTGCTGCTGCTCGATGAGCCGACACGCGGAATCGACGTCGGAGCCAAATATGAGATTTATTCCATCATCCATCAACTGGCTGATGAAGGGAGAGGGGTACTGCTCATCTCCTCCGAGCTTCCTGAGCTGCTGGGGATGTGCGACAGAATCTATGTCATGAGCGAAGGGCGCATTACCGGAGAGCTGCCGCGAAGCGAGGCGAGCCAGGAACGGCTCATGAAGCTGATGACAGAGAGTGGAGGGACATCATGA
- a CDS encoding response regulator transcription factor — MGLSNEGFEVKTAADGLSGLHLAESFEPHVIIMDVMMPGIDGFESCRLLKGEGSNVAVIMLTAKDDVDDRIKGLTLGADDYMVKPFSFGELLARIYARLRNHFPQLFGKLAYGPFLIDDGGREIDYRGQVLKLSPTEYDLLKFLVAHHGVVLSKSTILDKVWGYDFGGEDNIVEVYIRSLRDKLGDKEHRLIRTLRGVGYRVDL, encoded by the coding sequence ATGGGACTGAGCAACGAGGGCTTTGAGGTTAAGACTGCGGCAGACGGCTTGTCGGGTCTTCATCTGGCGGAGAGCTTTGAGCCTCATGTGATCATTATGGATGTGATGATGCCAGGAATTGATGGATTCGAGAGCTGCCGGCTGCTGAAGGGCGAAGGCAGCAATGTCGCCGTCATTATGCTGACAGCCAAGGACGATGTGGATGATCGGATCAAGGGACTCACGCTTGGAGCTGACGATTATATGGTGAAGCCGTTCAGCTTTGGCGAGCTGCTGGCACGCATTTATGCGCGCCTTCGCAATCATTTTCCTCAGTTGTTCGGCAAGCTCGCCTACGGTCCATTCCTGATCGATGATGGCGGGCGGGAGATCGACTATCGCGGACAGGTACTCAAGCTATCTCCCACGGAATATGATCTGCTCAAGTTTCTGGTTGCTCATCACGGAGTTGTACTGAGCAAATCAACGATTTTGGATAAGGTCTGGGGATATGACTTTGGCGGAGAGGACAATATTGTAGAGGTCTACATCCGTTCGTTGCGCGACAAGCTGGGGGACAAGGAGCACCGCCTGATACGCACCCTAAGGGGAGTGGGCTACAGGGTAGATCTATGA
- a CDS encoding RNA polymerase sigma factor has translation MGSAEHFYSLIRPLQGELMRYCLYLSSSRWEAEDLYQDTLLKLWRYYRTRHFTSITRALLATTAKRLWIDRHRKQERASPAVALEQVLLIGRHNDYAALRAVLEWMSAHLSVRQLRLLVLSEVYRYSYQEIAEEMKCSVSSVRMMLHRSKKLLRAGATGHPLASMDRSEEIDRWTSELITVGTERSVLMLDGHAGTG, from the coding sequence ATGGGAAGCGCTGAGCATTTCTACAGTCTGATTCGTCCGTTGCAGGGAGAACTGATGCGCTATTGTCTGTATCTATCCTCTTCCAGGTGGGAAGCTGAGGATTTGTATCAAGATACCTTGTTAAAACTGTGGCGCTATTATCGTACCCGTCATTTCACCTCAATCACTCGGGCTCTGCTTGCAACGACAGCCAAGCGGCTGTGGATTGATCGGCACCGCAAGCAGGAGAGAGCTTCGCCTGCCGTAGCTCTGGAGCAGGTACTGCTCATAGGCAGACATAACGATTATGCTGCCTTGCGGGCGGTACTGGAATGGATGAGCGCCCATCTGTCTGTTCGCCAGCTTCGCCTGCTGGTGCTCTCCGAGGTGTACCGCTACTCCTATCAGGAGATCGCCGAGGAGATGAAGTGCAGCGTGTCTTCTGTCCGAATGATGCTGCATCGCTCGAAGAAGCTGCTGCGTGCTGGCGCTACCGGGCACCCCTTGGCAAGTATGGATCGAAGTGAGGAGATTGATCGCTGGACGAGCGAATTAATCACGGTTGGCACGGAACGGAGTGTTCTAATGCTGGA
- the mmsB gene encoding multiple monosaccharide ABC transporter permease — MTGLSKLFKANMRQYGMLVALALIMILFQLLSGGILLKPLNVTNLILQNSYILVLAIGMVLIIITGHIDLSVGSVAAFIGAISAILMIDLQWSPYIAVPVSLLAGALIGAWQGFWVAYVKIPSFIVTLAGMLLFRGATMIVLKGQSISPFPEGFQKISTGFLPDVASGAALHTVTLGLGVVLSIILVFSELRNRRIQQKHHFEVLPAGLLALKLAAMIAVLNIFTYTLARYEGIPNILIILFILVVAYSFVMKRSVIGRHIYALGGNNKAAELSGVKTKRVTFWVFVNMGVLAALSGLIYAARLGAATPKAGNLFELDAIAACFIGGASAYGGVGTVVGAIIGGLVMGVMNNGMSLVGLGIDWQQGIKGLVLLLAVGFDIYNKNKSG; from the coding sequence ATGACAGGATTATCGAAGCTGTTCAAGGCCAATATGAGACAGTACGGCATGTTAGTCGCACTGGCACTTATCATGATTTTATTTCAATTATTATCGGGCGGCATCCTGCTCAAGCCGCTCAACGTGACCAACCTAATTCTGCAAAACAGCTACATTCTCGTTTTGGCGATCGGGATGGTGCTGATCATCATTACGGGACATATTGACCTGTCTGTCGGCTCCGTGGCAGCCTTCATCGGCGCTATCTCTGCGATTCTGATGATTGATCTGCAATGGTCGCCCTATATCGCAGTACCGGTATCACTGCTGGCAGGTGCGTTGATTGGAGCATGGCAGGGGTTCTGGGTTGCCTATGTGAAGATCCCCTCCTTCATCGTTACGCTGGCGGGCATGCTGCTGTTCCGGGGAGCGACGATGATTGTCCTCAAGGGACAGTCGATCTCTCCGTTTCCAGAAGGCTTCCAGAAGATCAGCACCGGATTTCTGCCAGATGTAGCCTCAGGAGCTGCACTGCACACCGTAACGCTCGGCTTGGGCGTAGTGCTGTCGATTATTCTGGTGTTCAGCGAGCTGCGCAATCGGCGTATCCAGCAGAAGCATCACTTCGAGGTGCTTCCGGCAGGGCTGCTAGCCTTGAAGCTGGCGGCGATGATTGCTGTGCTCAATATTTTCACCTACACATTAGCGCGTTATGAGGGAATACCGAATATTTTAATTATTTTGTTCATCCTTGTCGTAGCCTATAGCTTCGTTATGAAGCGCTCCGTCATCGGGCGGCATATCTATGCGCTTGGGGGCAATAACAAAGCGGCAGAGCTGTCGGGTGTGAAGACGAAGCGTGTGACCTTCTGGGTGTTTGTCAACATGGGGGTGCTGGCGGCGTTATCCGGTCTGATCTATGCGGCACGTTTGGGCGCTGCGACGCCAAAGGCCGGCAATCTGTTCGAGCTGGATGCCATTGCAGCCTGCTTCATTGGGGGAGCCTCCGCTTATGGCGGAGTCGGCACTGTGGTTGGAGCTATCATCGGTGGCTTGGTGATGGGCGTCATGAATAACGGGATGTCGCTCGTTGGTCTGGGCATCGACTGGCAGCAAGGGATTAAAGGTCTAGTACTGCTGTTGGCCGTTGGATTTGATATTTATAACAAGAACAAGTCCGGTTAA
- a CDS encoding sensor histidine kinase: MKQERISVHSGSLRKELLVRSLLVLAALLLLIGTFQYIVMKDFLYRSKAESLAAQIVSLARVGGGVGDAARFGETRIPSGTPPASGDAEEASPAPADETEETPRAAPDSSSLTWPQRERTSAPRFLLPPGTSLAVIQQDGAYSDLGAEHETAAPRLSEQEYQQISSQLRERKPVPYKVIANADGVEQLVVFRHIPRAPGSEPPLIQMGLETGSMHEVLVNQLLIFTALALLALVVGLLVYLPVLRRTLIPLSNIIAAVERTDAGSLGERLPQQGQEEMARLAHSFNGMLDRLEHSFASEREAKEQMRRFVADASHELRTPLTSIHGFVEVLRRGAADHPEQRSAALRSMYGETLRLNGLVEDLLALAKLDQSPTLALQPVQLDLLIAEMKPQLAMLAGERILRLELQPQVTICCDADKIKQALLNLYQNAVQHTDAHSGVITISLHTDSTHALLSVTDNGTGIKPEHHSQIFERFYRSDSSRTRKYGGSGLGLAITKSIIEAHQGAIRLSSSYGEGAAFHISLPLR, from the coding sequence ATGAAGCAGGAGCGCATCTCTGTCCACTCCGGCTCCTTGCGCAAGGAGCTGCTCGTCCGTTCATTGCTTGTGCTGGCAGCCCTGCTGTTGCTAATCGGCACCTTCCAATACATTGTCATGAAGGATTTCTTATATCGGAGCAAAGCAGAGTCATTGGCTGCACAGATAGTGTCCCTCGCGCGCGTCGGCGGCGGCGTTGGGGACGCAGCCAGATTCGGGGAGACTCGCATACCATCTGGAACCCCTCCCGCCTCTGGCGACGCTGAAGAAGCCTCGCCCGCACCCGCTGATGAGACTGAGGAGACGCCCCGTGCTGCGCCGGACAGCAGCTCTCTGACATGGCCGCAGCGGGAACGGACATCAGCGCCGCGCTTCCTGCTCCCTCCTGGCACCTCCTTGGCCGTCATTCAGCAAGATGGAGCTTATTCCGACCTCGGAGCAGAGCATGAGACGGCTGCCCCACGATTGAGCGAGCAGGAATATCAGCAGATCTCTAGCCAATTGAGGGAGCGAAAGCCGGTTCCTTACAAGGTCATCGCAAATGCGGACGGCGTAGAGCAGTTGGTTGTGTTCCGTCACATCCCGCGTGCTCCTGGAAGTGAGCCGCCGCTCATCCAGATGGGACTAGAAACGGGCAGCATGCATGAGGTGCTGGTCAACCAACTGCTAATCTTTACTGCGCTGGCGCTGCTCGCGCTTGTTGTGGGGCTGCTCGTGTACCTGCCCGTGCTTCGGCGCACCCTCATTCCGCTATCTAACATCATTGCAGCAGTGGAGCGCACCGATGCTGGCAGTCTGGGGGAACGGCTGCCGCAGCAGGGTCAGGAGGAGATGGCAAGGCTGGCCCACAGCTTTAACGGCATGCTTGATCGGCTGGAGCACTCCTTCGCATCTGAACGCGAGGCGAAGGAGCAGATGCGTCGCTTCGTCGCCGATGCCTCGCATGAGCTCCGAACGCCGCTCACCTCCATCCACGGCTTCGTCGAGGTGTTGCGGCGCGGCGCGGCTGATCATCCAGAGCAGCGCAGTGCGGCGCTGCGCAGCATGTACGGGGAGACGCTGCGGCTGAACGGGCTGGTCGAGGATCTGCTGGCGCTCGCCAAGCTGGATCAGAGCCCTACACTAGCCCTGCAGCCCGTGCAGCTCGATCTACTGATCGCCGAGATGAAGCCACAGCTTGCAATGCTCGCCGGAGAGCGTATATTGCGGCTGGAGCTGCAGCCGCAGGTGACGATCTGCTGTGATGCGGACAAGATCAAGCAAGCGCTGCTGAATCTCTACCAGAACGCGGTTCAGCATACCGATGCCCATAGTGGCGTCATTACGATCTCCCTGCACACGGACAGCACACACGCCCTGCTCTCCGTTACTGATAACGGTACAGGTATCAAGCCCGAGCATCACAGCCAGATCTTCGAGCGCTTCTATCGCAGCGATTCATCCCGCACCCGCAAATACGGCGGCTCAGGGCTTGGGCTAGCGATCACGAAATCGATTATCGAAGCCCACCAAGGAGCCATCCGGCTTAGCAGCTCCTATGGCGAGGGAGCGGCCTTCCATATCTCACTGCCGCTGCGTTAG